One Xiphophorus maculatus strain JP 163 A chromosome 10, X_maculatus-5.0-male, whole genome shotgun sequence genomic region harbors:
- the LOC111609839 gene encoding uncharacterized protein LOC111609839: MFKASTESKAMEEIYVNMEPDGQTASNHTGKRRKPGPESEEQQESPSELKKKTESDDDDDDVKTGFESDSDSSGDETRADDPGSSQSEKKVPDWRQSIKLLKESGDTNGKPVAGKVMQKCALCTYETKKKQEKKFFHLAVADETDCIKVMVYGEELFNEVEKGRLYLFINVEVDVVYGEMVMKVTNQSRISKTNGIKVPKTLELQSPLFPIEKIQSFKEKTAASVKGTVIEIKCQKLGTKANAHEFQLEDETGSIWIKLWCKEQLRGMSVGDVVRVTNLRTNLYNKMVSLSSTDFTRIHKMKAAAVQSVTMQIVGIIEAGKEQSELDVLINDKSRSFFIHSSLLAKVFGVSLDDDFKDRLVKKIPFSAKGEIKQNKIQTLKAARATKT; this comes from the exons atgtttaaagccaGCACAGAGTCTAAAGCGATGGAGGAAATTTACGTCAATATGGAACCTGATGGACAAACCGCATCTAATCACACAG GAAAGAGGAGGAAACCTGGACCTGagtcagaggagcagcaggagtctCCATCCG AGTTAAAGAAGAAGACTgagagtgatgatgatgatgatgatgttaaaACTG GGTTTGAATCTGATTCAGATTCTTCAGGTGATGAAACTCGAGCTG acGATCCAGGAAGTTCTCAGTCTGAGAAG AAGGTTCCTGATTGG AGACAGAGCATCAAGCTGCTGAAGGAAAGTGGAGACACCAATGGAAAACCTGTAGCTGGAAAGGTTATGCAGAAATGTGCTCTGTGTACGTATGAAACCAAAAAGAAGCAGGAGAAGAAGTTCTTCCATCTGGCAGTCGCTGACGAGACCGATTGCATTAAAGTCATGGTATATGGAGAAGAACTATTTAATGAAGTTGAAAAGGGACGACTTTACCTTTTCATTAATGTGGAAGTGGATGTAGTGTATGGTGAGATGGTGATGAAGGTGACCAACCAGAGCAGAATCTCAAAGACCAACGGCATTAAAGTTCCCAAGactctggagctgcagagtcCATTGTTTCCCATCGAGAAGATCCAATCCTTTAAGGAGAAAACAGCAGCGAGTGTTAAAGGAACTGTGATTGAG ATTAAATGCCAGAAACTTGGTACCAAAGCAAATGCACACGAGTTCCAACTTGAAGATGAAACCGGTTCCATATGGATCAAGCTGTGGTGCAAAGAACAGCTGAGAGGAATGTCAGTGGGAGATGTGGTCAGAGTGACCAACCTGCGGACAAACCTTTACAATAAAATGGTGTCTCTGAGCTCCACCGACTTCACCAGAATTCATAAG ATgaaagctgctgctgtccagAGTGTCACCATGCAGATTGTAGGGATCATAGAAGCGGGAAAGGAGCAGTCTGAGCTGGACGTGCTGATCAACGACAAGTCCAGATCCTTCTTCATCCATTCTTCTCTCCTGGCTAAGGTTTTTGGTGTCAGTCTGGATGACGACTTCAAGGACAGACTTGTGAAGAAAATCCCGTTTTCAGCcaaaggagaaataaaacaaaacaaaatccagactCTTAAAGCTGCAAGAGCCACCAAAACTTAA